From Actinomycetota bacterium, the proteins below share one genomic window:
- the tadA gene encoding tRNA adenosine(34) deaminase TadA, protein MHDRDYMRQALEEARLAAEEGEVPVGAVLVKDGEVIARAHNRRETTGNPLDHAEMLALAEGARQLGGWRLEGTTMYVTLEPCPMCAGALVQARVARLVFGARDLKLGAAGSRYNLVSDETIHHRLEVTEGILEEECLALLRGFFISRR, encoded by the coding sequence GTGCACGATAGGGACTACATGCGCCAAGCCCTCGAGGAAGCCCGCCTGGCGGCGGAAGAAGGAGAGGTGCCGGTGGGCGCGGTTCTGGTTAAGGACGGCGAGGTGATTGCCCGCGCCCACAACCGGCGCGAGACCACAGGCAACCCGCTGGACCACGCGGAGATGCTGGCCCTGGCGGAGGGAGCGCGGCAGCTGGGAGGATGGCGCCTGGAGGGAACCACCATGTACGTGACCCTGGAGCCCTGCCCCATGTGCGCCGGGGCCCTGGTTCAGGCACGCGTAGCTCGATTGGTGTTCGGGGCTCGGGACCTCAAGCTGGGAGCGGCGGGAAGCCGTTACAACCTGGTGAGCGATGAGACCATCCACCACCGCCTGGAAGTCACCGAGGGCATCCTGGAGGAGGAATGCCTGGCCCTGCTGAGGGGGTTCTTCATCTCACGCCGCTGA